In Cygnus atratus isolate AKBS03 ecotype Queensland, Australia chromosome 29, CAtr_DNAZoo_HiC_assembly, whole genome shotgun sequence, the sequence TCCCAAGGTGAAGGTGCATAACATAGTCATCTTCATGAGGtaggctgctttctgctctgctcctgacTCAAAAAGGGAATTGCTGCCACAGCAGATCAGGGTGCACGAGGAAAATCCTGCTTGGCAAGCACCCCAGCCTGGTTCCCTGTGTCAGCTTTAATCCGGACCAGTTGACACAGTTGGGTAAAATgtgaggcagggaggagaagacaCCAGATTGCTCTAAACTGAGTTCCCACATGATGGGTGGCGTGGGGCCGGACTCGCCAGCTCCCTGCAGTGAGCAATCCGGGGTGCGCTCGCTGAGTGAAAATCTGAGAGGATCCGCAGCCTTTAAGGGTGGGAAGAGGAGTTATGTGACGAATGCAGGCTGCTGATTGCTTTAATTTAATAGAGGGGTCTCTGCCACTGGTCCTGCCCCCGCTAAGCCGCTCTCCCCTCCCTCAGGACATCGGTGAAGCTCTCGTACATCGGGCACGTGACGCAGAGCGCTTTGGAAACCTACCACTACGTCGACTGCAGCACCAACTCCACGGCTGCCCCGGATCCgctgcctctgccagcccccTCGACGCAAGGCGCGGCCAAAGCCAAGAGCAAGCCCTGAGCTCGCTGCCGCTGTTCCCTGTGAGCGCAGAGGGGTTCCCCCTGTGAAATCCGTAGCTGTAGAAAGGACTGGACATTTTCAAACGGAAGCGGAAGGGATTGTGACTGACTTTGGGGGATACCTGAAAGCTCTGGGTCCCTCCTGCACTCTTTGGCATGCAGCTGGGCTGCACTGCTGGCCTGTCCCCCAAATCCACTTCGGGTGTTGTTCGTGTGCAGGCAGACGGGTCCCTTCCAGAGTAAGGGGCCTGCCGGGCCTGCCGTCCTCTTCAGTTCCAAAGAACTGGGTTTTGGGCAGGGAAACTGGACTCTCAAACTCTGTGCTTTGTGGTCCAAGGACTTAGAGTTGAGTTTTGCAGCTGTTCTGAAGCTTAGCACTGTACCCCGTCCTTCCAGAGCAGACTGATGAGTTCTGAGCAATTAATTTACTCCAGTTTTGCTCAGTGGCAGTGTGTCACTGGCATGTTTCAAAGCAGaactagatttaaaaaaaaaaaaaaaagggatgaagCTTTGCCAGGAAATCACAGGCAAGGCGTTCAGGCTTTCACCTGTGTAACTTGCActaggaggaggaagaggaacgGAAACCAGCAGGGCACGCTTTCTCCCTTGcacagattttgctttctggcAGCTGAGGCCGCCTGCAGCGACCCGACACCAAACGCCGCGGCCCTATTGAAGGCTGCTGCTCGGTGTGCACGGGGCGTTCGGCAGCTGGGGAGGTCTCTGGTGTTTGAAGCTAGGGAATGCACAGCTCAGTGCTGCTTTGTACTCGTGCCTGCTGCAGATTTAAACTGATTTGGTGGAAGGTAGGGGGGGAGTTTCTTGTTTCAAAGGCTCACCTCGCAGGAGCCAGGCAGTCCCGAAGGACGGTAAAGCAAATAAATCCGATGTGAAAGCTCAGCCTGCCGCAGTTCTGCAGGCTTCTTGCCCCATTTGCAGCTTGGAGGGTTTCATTCTGCTTCTGCCCTTTATAGTTCTTCTGGAACCCGATCACTGCAGCCCCCCGCGTTTCCTCTCTGCACGCACCTACGCCTTTCTCCAGCCCTCTGTCGGAAGCGAGCGCGTGGAAGCAAGGCACAGGCAAAAGCTGTAAGGGAAGGGGGTCTGGTATTTCTCAATGAAGGACGCTTTGTTTTGGGAGagtgtgaaataaaaataccctCTTGTTTTCTAAGAGGTGGTGTTTTTGCCTCCAGACTTTCTAGAACTGAATTATTGAAGCGGGGTAGTACTGTGCTGCGTGGTGTCACCTCGCTGGACATGAGGAAATGCTGTGACCTGTGGCAATTCAGCTTTGTCCTAGAGAGCGCTCCGTGCGGTGACTGGCATCATGCCGTCTCTTGCCCAGAAGCACCTAGGCTCTTGCTGATGATTTTGGGAAATGAGGGCCGAGAAACTTGAGAGGTGAAGCCGTGGTGCCCTCGGGGTGCCTCTGTTCCCACaagggacagcagggacaggagtCACAGCCCCACGCTGTGACTGTCatgctgccccttccccagtCACGAGCCTCTCACATGACTCGGGTAAAACCCCCGTTCACTTCTCATAATTATGATGAGCTGAGTTTTctttgaggaagaggaggaaatggcCTGCTCTGCCCTTTATCCAGCTCGCTTCCTGCCGCTCGGCAGCCTTGCAGCGCCTGGTGCAGGCTGACTTGGTGTCCTCGTGGGTGGCagagccccctgctcccctcttcGTGCTGCAGATAACCGATGCTCCTTAAAATCAGAGCTGCTTTTAGCTGGGAGGTTTTGGGGGGCTCGCTGGGTGCCTGCAGGAACCCGAATCCTGCTGCTTGGCTGAGCAGGAAAAGCGCAGGTGCGACCGAGAGCCAGAGCACTGATAATTGGGGGTGCCCTCCGGGTCATGTGGCAAAGCACTTGGCCTTTTAAAGGGCATTTGTTGTGAAAATCCTTCTTAATCCTCCAAtcctttttaatgaatttcttctgccaaatttttttaaagatcccAGCCCTGGGAAGCTGCCTTCAGTGCTTTAGCAGGAGGGGCGGCTGCTGCGGTGCCAGCTGTGAGCGTTTAAAAGTGAGGTGAGGGCCCCgaagtagcatttttaaagGGGTTTTTCATCCTTTAAAGTCATAACTTCTCTTAATGAGGCTGCAGTACCCATGCTATCGACTGAGGAGAAAAGCTGGGGTTTTAACAAAAGTACTGTCATGAAACCTGCAGCCcctgagccagcagctgcccgGTACGTCCTGCTCATAAAGCTCGAGCATGTTTGCAACTCTTGGGGGGTCAGTGGGCTAATTTTCTTTAagatagttaaaaaaaaaaaaaacaaactgggGCTTTTCCTCTAATTAGCAAGCTGCTTAAGAGCAGCATCTACATGTGTAGCTTTTTATGAAGCCTTAAAGGCAGAGCTGTTTTTACAAGTCAGGGTGCGCGCCCCGTGGCTGTGAACACCTCCACCATCAGTACTGCAAAAATCTCTCCTTAAATTGTGTTTCTGCGTGTCCTAAAGGGGACGAATTCCTTGGAGACTAGGGGAAGGAGTGTCAGGGGGCTGAGGAATTAATCCCTGCACCTGGTTTTTGACAGAAATGATGGAATTATTCATCTCCCAGGACTCCATCCACCCACAAACctctccctgctcagcccctggcTCTGGTTGTGCTGACCTGCACAGGACGTGGCCTCaacctccccttccccactgGTTTTACTGGTTTCCTCCAACTGGTGTCCCTAACCCGGCCCTGGAAGGGAGAGTGCTTGCCTCAATGCGCCCCAGCGCTgttttggggtgcagggggacaaGCAAACCCCAGAAACCTGGCTGCCGTGTTCGTGCCTGGTGCTTTCAAGATTTgtcacttgaaatatttttttcccctccttttttttgaaggttttgtgttattattttatttatttttccctttatgttGAGGTATTCTCAACCCAGAGAGTTAGAGATTTGACCTTAAACCCTTAATGGCTGcaaaagggggagagggaagggaagggcaggggtTAGACCGCAGCAAACACCGTGGgcgagagaaaaaaaacaacgcGCACATCCACTTGACTTTCCaccaaaagtttttttttttttttatatcaacttgatgttaaaaaatacagacttgTTTTACAAGAATAGCACCATTTTTGTTGTATTATACATTAGCACTCCTGCTGGTGATACAcggggggagggaagggacgGGGGGGGGGATTCGTGATACCTGCATTTGCCAGATCCCTTTGGCAGGGAGGGGCCGTCGTACATGCCAGTTAGATTCCCACCTCCACCCGACCTAAAAAATAGGCCTTCCAGgaaggcaataaataaataagcccgTGGTTTTATGTCGCAGTCTGCCCCGTGACGGCGCTGGAGGGAGGCGGTGGTCCCAAGCGCGAGGACCGAGGGTCGTGCCAGCCATTCAGTGCAGAAGTCGTTGGAGTGATTGGGAAGGACGGGTCCTTGGGGTGGGATTGGTTTTCTTTTACGGTATTGggctggatttctttttttaaaaaaaaaaaaacaacaacaaaaaaaaaacaaaccaaaacaaccaacgaacaaacacacaaataaaacaatcctTTTTACAAGAAGCAGACGGGGCCAATATCCACGCCAAACTCCTGCTCGGCGCCACCAATGTCCATAGGTGCAATATCTACAATGGGCAGGCGCGAGGTCTTCTGCGACCGGTACTCGATGACTGTCTTGCCCCATTTGCCAGTGTGTTTCTGGGGAGAGAACGAGAGGCAGGGATGCCGTCAGGTGCTCCGGAGCCATCCGAACCACCGGGCAGCCTCAGGGGCCCGACCACAACCCCCCGGCTCCGTCCCCGCCGCCTTACCGTGCAGCCGTCCTCCAGGACGCTGTAGGTGAACCTGCTGTTGCCCTCGGCTCTGATCTCCACGTCGTTGGAGCCCTGGATGAGGAGGGCTTTCTTCAGGTTGCCCGTCTCCTCGTCCATGTAGGCGATGCTGTTCTTGCAGTGGTAGGTGACGTTCTGGGAGCCCTCGGTGGACAGCAGGCGGAGGAAGGTCAGCTGGATGCTGGCGGTGGTGGGAGACAGGCTCTCATCGCCGTAGCTGAACTGTGGGGAAGAGGCAAGAGAGGTTAAAGCCCGTGGGCATCATCACGGCAGGTTATTTCCAGCCACCCCTGGGAGGGGACCGCCGAGTTTTATCCTCCCAGGTGGCTGCAAAatctttgccaaaaaaaaacacaacaaaacttCGACTTGCAGAGCTAAACCGACCCGACTCCACGCTTTCAAGCCTGTCCTAAACCAGCTGCTCCGTCCTCTAACAGCCCTAATCCACCTGCTTCCCATCACATCCACCAAGACAACCCCAAGGAAGGCGTCCCACATGGAATTAACCCCCCCAGACGCCCACGTACGTGGAAGCCGCCGTTGATGGTCTCCGCAAACCAGACGTGCTTCTTGTCTTTGGTCTTGCTGGTCCACCAGTTCttcctggggatgctgctgggggtCGGGTAGACGCAGGTCTCGCCGGTCTCCATGTTGCAGAAAACCTTGATGGCGTCCAGGGTGCAGCCCTGGTTCGGGTCGATCCAGTAGTCTCctgcagcggggaggggggggcacaAACGGCTCGCTAAGGGGGCTCGGGGGGGTCGGAGCGAggagccccggggctgctctTGGGTGCcagaggctggggaggaaggcagggagaggggaggccGTGGCGGCGGCAGCGGCTCTTACCGCTCTTCCAGTCGGGGTGGCAGAGCTTGATGTCGCGGCAGGTCCTGGCCGGGTTCTTCTTGGAGCCCTCGGGGCTGCGGATGCTCTCGATCTGGTTGTTGAGGGACTTGAGGGTGGCGTCCACCTCGACGTCGTGCTGCCGCAGGCCACCGGCGGCCTCGTCCGCCCGCATGTAGCGGATGGGGTCGGGGCCCTTCTCCGTCTGACCCAGGCCGGCGAAAGCTGACATGTCGATACCGGTGCCCGGGGGGccaggggggccggggggccctGGGTTTCCAGGAGGACCCTACGGGAGCAAGAAGATGCGATCCTGATGGGCTGCTCCGCCAGCCGGACCCCGTACCCTGCCTCCCGGTGCCGGATCTCACCGCAGGACCAGGTTCGCCGCTCCGTccgcgggggccgggggggccgaTGGGGCCGGGCATGCCATTGGAGCCGTCTTTGCCGGAGGGGCCGACGGGGCCGGGGGGACCCTAGGAGAGAACCCCAAATTCGGGGGGTCAGGTCGGTGCAGGACCTCAGGGcaggggaggtggtggggagccGTTAGCTGCCGGTGGGGGCTCGTGGCTGGAGGTGCCCGGGGGCGGGCATTGGGAGCTCCTTGGCCTCTCGCCACCCCAAGTGCCACCGTCAGGACTTACTCTGGGACCGGAGGGACCAGCAGGACCAGCAGCGCCTTGGTCTCCAGAAGGACCCTGCGGAGGAAGTGAGGGTGGGCGGTTGCACCCCCAGGGCCAAgcaggctcagccccagcaaAGCCTTCGTGCATGCTCGGGGGTCCGTCAGTGGCCTCAGAGACCCCGAAGGAGCGGCATCCTGCAGCGGGGCTCAGCGCTGAGATCCCAAAAACAACTTACGGGGGGTCCGGGCAGACCCTGCAGTCCGGTGAAGCCGCGGTGGCCCTTCAGCCCTctctctccagcctctccagtCTCACCCTTGTCACCGCGAGGCCCTTGGGGACCCTGGGAGTGGGGAAGGGGCCGCGTCAGGCTCGGGATGGTAGACCCCTGCCCAAGGCACCCAGGACCCCGCGTGTCACACGTGGGACGTGCCATTGGGCTCAGCACCACTCACCGGCATGCCTCGAGCGCCAGCAGGACCGGAGGGACCCATGGGCCCTTGTGCACCCTGCGGGGAGAAAAGAGGGAGTCAAAAGGAGCCGGGATGAGGGTCATGCCAAGAGGTGCCAGCACCCCGAAACACCCACAGCCTCGGGGCCGGGAGGACGGGGTTTGGGGGGGCATCTGAACCAGCCCCACGTGCCACACTCctgttcccagccctgctggaatCTGTGACAGTGAAAATCAGCAGCTGTCTTAGTGGGGCTTAACAACAGCTTTAAATACGCTCAGCCGGAGCATCGGAGCACGTAAGCAGCCTCACAAACAAACGCCCTGGCAGATTTTGCCTGCTTACGGCTCCCCAGGCTTGCTCTGAGGGGGCTCTGGGCACCGATGGCTCCTCGGGAAGATGCTCAGGAAGATGCTCCGAGACTCAAACAGCTCTCGAGGCACCACTGAATCAGCAGCAGCTGCTAACAGCGCCGCCTGGCTCTCCCAATTACTCTGAGCAGCTAATTGCTCCCAGGGAACTGCTGTCATTTGCTTCCTAATCTGTGCTCGGGGTGGCTGCTGGCTCCCGTACCGAGACCTTAAACCCAACGAGCCCTGGCACTCACCGTCTCGCCTCTGTCTCCTTGTTTGCCAGTGGGACCAACGGGGCCGGGAGCgccgggggcaccgggagcgCCGGGGGCACCCACAGGGCCGGTCTCGCCGCGATCGCCCTGCGTGCAGACAGCGGGGTGGTCAGATCCGTGCGAGGCGTTGCAGCTTTTTGGTGCCCGGAGAGAGAGCACCAGGGGGGAGCCCGCAGCAAACTCACCTTCACGCCGGCTGCGCCGTCTCTGCCTGGGGGTCCGTCAGCACCGGGGTTGCcctgggaggagaagaggagaaattaTGACCCTGGGATGGCGCAGGATGTGTGCAAAGTCGCCTTTCGAGGCAAAAAATGCTGGTGGAAAGGTGCCAGAGAGCTCTAGGAGCTGAGTTACGCCCGGGGCTCATGGTGATGCCCGCTGCAGCCGGCATCACGGCGTGGCTGGAGGCACCGATCCGCTTCCCCGAGGGTTTTCCCCAGGGAGGGGTTCGCCTACCTCACGCCCAGGCTCGCCAGCAGGTCCTGTCAGGCCGGGGGGAcccacggggccgggggggcctCGGTCGCCCGCAGAGCCGGGAGCTCCTTGCTTCCCAGGTTCGCCCTGAACGAGGGGAAAAAAGCGCGTGAACGGGAGAGACCCCAGCGCAGCCTTTCGCCCACCGACCGCTTTATTTTGAGGCTCCCAGACCCCTCTGCATCCACCAAGCCCCGGGTATTTCCCCGTCCCGGCTGCAGGGCTTGCACCAGCGGCTCCTGGTGGGGAGAAGCCGGCTCTGCACAACCCCACACAGCACCCGGACAcggctgtccccagggtgctCGGGCAGCACCAAGGGGCTGGTGGCCCCGAGACGTGCTccggggtgctgcagcccccgcGTTTCAGCCCCCAGTGAGGATTCACAGCACCCAAATTTGCGGTGCTGAGCTCGGGACCGCAGCGGGGACAGACTCACCGATGGCCCTGGCAGCCCGGGGAAGCCTCTCTCGCCACGCTGTCCGGGAAGACCGACGATGCCGCGCTGTCCTGCCAAGCCttgggggccgggggggccgtCGGGACCCTGCGGGGAGCCAGAGGGGGGGGATCAGACCTGGTGGGACAGCACTGTGCAGCCGGGTGAGCACGGACAGAGGTGTCCTCCCCCCAGAAACCTCACCGCAGGGCCATCCTCTCCGGGTTCGCCTTTCTCGCCAGGGGGGCCAGCAGGGCCTTGGAGCCCGGGGTCGCCGGCACGGCCCGGGGGACCGGCATCGCCACGAGCACCCTTGGGACCGTCTttgccagcagagccaggagggcCGGGGGGGCCTGGGTTACCCTGCgggggaagaaaacaaggtTGGTGCAAACAGAGGAGGCTTTTCCACCTTCATCACCCACATCCCGATGCTGCTCGGGGTCTGGCTCTGCTCCCGGGCCTGAAAACCCTtagaaaaatcctttctttatGGGCTGATGAACGGCCAAGAGCAGCCTGGGGACCCGGAGACCCAGCTGCCCACGCGGGGATGTGCCATCCCCTCCGCCTGGCACGGAGCAGGCGGCACCAAACCCTGCATGGGGGCAATCCCGGACACCCCCCGACTCACATTAGGGCCGGGTGGTCCCACACGGCCGGCGGCTCCGGGGAATCCTGTGGctccctggggaaggagaggagaaacgTGGCTGAGACGTGACGTCCCGtggctgccccttccccagcccgcAGCCCACCCCCCCGATACTCACGGGGGGACCCTGAGCACCGCGGGCTCCTTTGGGACCAGTTACACCAGTGGGACcctgggaaggagagaaaagcgGGTTGGAAACGCGCCTGGGGGCTGCATGCCTGCAGCGGGGCTGTATCGAGGCTATGCCCCAAATTTCGTGGCGTAGGGTCTGACCCCGTTTGGGGGCTGTACCCACCTGGGGGCCGGGTGCGCCCGAGGGACCTTGGGGACCGGGAGCGCCGGCGTCACCCTTCTGCCCGGGCTCTCCTTGCTCGCCTTTGGCACCGGGTTGTCCGTCGGCGCCCTGCGTCGGGGGGAAAGCGGCCACCGTGAGCGGGGAGAGGATGCTGGATACGTGCCGGGGGGGGGTGACAGGGCTAAATACTCACCGGGGGCCCGGCAAATCCAGCAGGACCGGGGGCACCGGGCTCGCCACGCTCGCCCTATTTGGGACAGATGCCGGGGTTAATGGTGGGAACGGGGGGAGCGCGGCCAGCGGCATCACCGCCAgcgccccgggggctgcgggtgtCACACTTACGGGGGCACCGCGGGCACCGGCAGCACCAGATGGACCGGGGGGGCCGGATTCACCCTGGAAAAGAGAGGATGGAGAGGTGGGGGCGTTGGTGGCATCTCCGTGGGGAGCACTGTGGGGCGTCTCGGTGTAGCCGTGGGGCTGCCCGGGCTCTCACCTTCTCGCCGTTGGGgccagcggggccggggggaccGATGGGACCTGTCAGACCctacaggagagagagaaatgaggacGTGGCCCCTACCCGCATCCTTGTCCGGCCGCTCCCGCCGTGTCCCCATCCCGCTTACGCGTGCGCCGTCCTTTCCTGGAGCTCCCTCGGGACCCTTCTCGCCGACGTCTCCCTGCGGGGCGAGACAGAGGTGCCATGAGCCGAGCTGAGAGCCGACACCCCTGGGGACACCCACAGGACGTGTCACCTACCCGGTCACCCTTGGGGCCGGCGATGCCAGCTGCTCCTCTCTCACCGGGCattccctgcagccctgggggacCCTGGGCGCCGTTGGGGCCGGCCGGGCCGGTTGCACCCTACAGCGGAGCAGAGGTGGGGTCATCGGGGTGCTCACAGCGTCACGGATCCGTGGTGGCACCGAGCCAGCTCCCAGCGGGTCCCCTCGTCACCCACCTTGGGTCCGTCGGTGCCCGGCGTGCCGGGGAGCCCGCGGGGACCTTGCAGCCCTTGTGCGCCGGGGGAGCCACGCTCACCGGGGAAGCCGCGTTCGCCCTggcgtggggggggggacagcgtTAGAAAGAGGCCACGAGGCCACGGTGAGGGTCGCGGCGTCCTTGGCAAGGACTTCAGGAGGGCAGAGCATCCGTCCTGGAGGGTACTGGGAGGACTGGGGATGAGCTGCGGTGGAGGCTGAGCCACCGGGACTGGAGGAGCCTTGGGTGGGGGAGGACGGACTCTGCCCGTTCCCCACCgagccccccaaacccccccccatGTGACAGGGAGAGGCGTCCTGTCCCCAGTCCAGGAGCGATACTTACTCTGGGACCAACGAGACCGGGGGCACCAGCTTCTCCGGGAACgccctgcagggatgggggaaGAGTCGGGGGTCAGCACTGGGGGGGTCAGGGGGCACTGAGCCCCCCTGTGCAGCTGGGGGGcgatggggaggagggagggagggggcctCACCTGGTCTCCGGGTTTGCCGCTCTCCCCTGGGGGACCTGGTGGCccgggcagcccctgggggggCAAGCAGCGGTGTTAGGAGGGGTGCCCACGAGCATCACCCCGACCCCAGCACCCTGAGCCCCCCCGTGTGCCCCCACTCACCTGGAAGCCGGAGGGACCGGGGGCTCCTTGCTCTCCTCTCTCGCCAGCGGGACCCTAGGGAAGGACGGCGGTGACGGCCCCGAAACACCCCCGGGATTCCAGCAGGGGGGGGCTTCGCAGCCCTTCGCCCACCCCAAAATTTTGGGGAAAACCGAAATCATGGCGAGGCGTGGGGCAAAATCCCAGCACCCCGACACCAGGGGTCTCGCCCGCCCCAGATCCCCAGCACGCGGGGGGTGCCCAGATCCGGGGAGGGGGGGCTACGACCCCCAGCCCCATGTTTCAGCCAGGTTTTGTCCCCAAATGAAGACGCAGGTGACACTCACGGCAGGTCCGGGGGGGCCGGCAGCTCCTGTCTCACCGTCCTTGCCAGGAAGACCCTGCGGAGGAAAACCCCCCCAGCTCAGCTCCGtcccgtgcctcagtttccccccccCAGGGGCAGAAGCTGTTTCAGATGAAGAAGCCCCCAGGTGAggttctgggggggggggggcagcacagcagaacGAACTcacccgcagccccggggcaccGGGCAGTCCTTTCTCGCCAGCTTTTCCAGGCTCACCCtaaagggaggagaggggcggCGGTGACGGGCGTGCACCCAGCCTTGGCCTTCGTGGCCCCTTTTTTTGGGGCAGAAAATGCCCCAAACTTACATTAGCGCCTTTGGGACCGGGGAAACCCATCACGCCGGGCTGCCCGCGAGCACCCTgagggccgggggggccggggcggccgtCCTCGCCGGGAGCACCCTGCGGGGAGGGGGACGTCAGTGTGGGGTCACGGCATCCACCCCCTCGAGACCCCCGCCCCGTGGAGCATCACTTACGGTCGGGCCGACTTTGCCTTGAGGTCCAGCATCGCCTGGGCGGCCGGTGAGACCCTGTGGACCCCCCAGAGAGCATCTTTGGTGACCCCAAATGCTTCTTAGCTAAGCCCCGAGTGTCTTAAGTAGCCCCAAAGAGCATCGTGGCAAACCCCAAAGAGCCCAGGAGCCTCTTTGCTAAGCCCAAAGAGCATCTTAACTAATCCCAAACGCACCCTACCTCACCCCAAAGAGCACCTTAACTAGCACCAAAGAGCACCTTAACCCCAAATGCACCTTAACTAGCCCCGAGGTGCATCCTAACCAGCCCCAAACAGCATCTAAACCAACCCCACAGCATCTTTACTAACCCCAGACGCATCTCAGCTAATGCCAAAGGGCATCCCAACAGGAACTGAACCAACCCCACCGAGCACCTTAATGCCAAAAAGAACCTTGGATAACCCCAAATGCTCCTGTGAACCAACCCCAAATGCACTCTAACCAACCCCAAATACTCTTTAAGCAGCCCAAAAGCTCCTGAACCATccccaaatgcttcttaacCAACCCCAAATGCACTCTAACCAACCCCAAATGCCCCTTAATCAACCCAAATGGACTTTGACCAACCCAAAATGCACTTCAACAAACCCAAATGCACTTTAGCTAACCCAAATGCCCCTTAAGCAACCCAAATGCCCCTTAACCAACCCAAATGCCCCTTAACCAACCCCAAATGCCCTTTAACCAACCCCAAAGCTCCTGAACCCTCCCCCAGGAGCCTCCTTGCtgaccccagcagcccccaccaCCGTCCCCTCGTGGCTCTACCCCATCCGAGTCCCCCCCAGACACCacgagcagcccctgcccattccccccccccagctgcccccaccCCACGGGGggtgcaggatgcggccccccCAGCTCTTACCCTTGCTCCAGGCAGCCCAGGCTCTCCGGGACGCCCGGGGTCACCGGTGGCACCCTTGGGACCAGCGAGGCCAGCGGGGCCGCGTTCACCCGGAGCACCCTgtgtggggcgggggggggggaacacagGCGTGAGGtttgggggtgcagggggtggTCTccacccccaggaccccccccccataaCCCCGATGTCCCACCTTGGGTCCAGCCAGTCCGTCTTGCCCGGGGAAGCCGCGATTGCCAGGAGCACCCtatggaggaggaagaggagcgaAATAAAGATGAGggcttttttgggggtgggggggcagcacCTCGCCGAGGGGGGGGCACGCACCCTCTCTCCGGGGGGGCCCACGGGGCCGGCAGCACCGGGTTCCCCACGGGCTCCTCTCTTGCCTTCCTCACCAGCCGGCCCGGGGGCACCTTGGGGTCCTGCGGGGccctgaggaagaggaggaaaacgGGTCAAAAAGCAGCAATCCAGGAcgggaaggggag encodes:
- the COL2A1 gene encoding collagen alpha-1(II) chain; the protein is MPGRRPLRLAALLLLLLLLVGLVAAQDRDLPEAGGGCVQDGQSYSDKDVWKPEPCRICVCDTGTVLCDEIICEELRDCPSPEIPFGECCPICPAEPPAATARQPGPKGQKGEPGDIKDVVGPRGPPGPQGPAGEQGQRGDRGEKGEKGAPGPRGRDGEPGTPGNPGPPGPPGPPGPPGLGGNFAAQMAGGFDEKAGGAQMGVMQGPMGPMGPRGPPGPTGAPGPQGFQGNPGEPGEPGAAGPMGPRGPPGPPGKPGDDGETGKPGKSGERGPPGPQGARGFPGTPGLPGVKGHRGYPGLDGAKGEAGAPGAKGESGSPGENGSPGPMGPRGLPGERGRPGPSGAAGARGNDGLPGPAGPPGPVGPAGAPGFPGAPGSKGEAGPTGARGPEGAQGPRGESGTPGSPGPAGAPGNPGTDGIPGAKGSAGAPGIAGAPGFPGPRGPPGPQGATGPLGPKGQTGEPGIAGFKGEQGPKGETGPAGPQGAPGPAGEEGKRGARGEPGAAGPVGPPGERGAPGNRGFPGQDGLAGPKGAPGERGPAGLAGPKGATGDPGRPGEPGLPGARGLTGRPGDAGPQGKVGPTGAPGEDGRPGPPGPQGARGQPGVMGFPGPKGANGEPGKAGEKGLPGAPGLRGLPGKDGETGAAGPPGPAGPAGERGEQGAPGPSGFQGLPGPPGPPGESGKPGDQGVPGEAGAPGLVGPRGERGFPGERGSPGAQGLQGPRGLPGTPGTDGPKGATGPAGPNGAQGPPGLQGMPGERGAAGIAGPKGDRGDVGEKGPEGAPGKDGARGLTGPIGPPGPAGPNGEKGESGPPGPSGAAGARGAPGERGEPGAPGPAGFAGPPGADGQPGAKGEQGEPGQKGDAGAPGPQGPSGAPGPQGPTGVTGPKGARGAQGPPGATGFPGAAGRVGPPGPNGNPGPPGPPGSAGKDGPKGARGDAGPPGRAGDPGLQGPAGPPGEKGEPGEDGPAGPDGPPGPQGLAGQRGIVGLPGQRGERGFPGLPGPSGEPGKQGAPGSAGDRGPPGPVGPPGLTGPAGEPGREGNPGADGPPGRDGAAGVKGDRGETGPVGAPGAPGAPGAPGPVGPTGKQGDRGETGAQGPMGPSGPAGARGMPGPQGPRGDKGETGEAGERGLKGHRGFTGLQGLPGPPGPSGDQGAAGPAGPSGPRGPPGPVGPSGKDGSNGMPGPIGPPGPRGRSGEPGPAGPPGNPGPPGPPGPPGTGIDMSAFAGLGQTEKGPDPIRYMRADEAAGGLRQHDVEVDATLKSLNNQIESIRSPEGSKKNPARTCRDIKLCHPDWKSGDYWIDPNQGCTLDAIKVFCNMETGETCVYPTPSSIPRKNWWTSKTKDKKHVWFAETINGGFHFSYGDESLSPTTASIQLTFLRLLSTEGSQNVTYHCKNSIAYMDEETGNLKKALLIQGSNDVEIRAEGNSRFTYSVLEDGCTKHTGKWGKTVIEYRSQKTSRLPIVDIAPMDIGGAEQEFGVDIGPVCFL